The following proteins are co-located in the bacterium BMS3Abin02 genome:
- a CDS encoding YacP-like NYN domain protein: MEVHDPRVLQAAIRAARKALRDLDEDQILASLRPVAASTARQLPPPLARSLLRDLDRFEWLRDKAAEAWPTITEAVGDDAASAAFLLRPEGWEQMVEAAVAVRSYQDLVGDVEHLEARTRDLEHQLGVERERADKARVGAAEAERRARRQSHEISERVQEARQAERARRIAAESRVAALERDLEQVVGDLAEADGRVAFLRDELLRARRVSGTSVAAHGPDVWSVRDPATLASLLDQIVASARADPAPTPAPAIGPSSPLTLPAGVRPDSGAAIEWLLGQQEPFVMIIDGYNVSHQWYDPPAREDINHRLARVRRLAVAPVRLLVVYDSTLSGGGESGPGPGGIEVRFTDEGTIADDEIIRLSGAIDGNVVVVSSDREVREGCPRALCLWSQALKEWLSPHS; this comes from the coding sequence ATGGAGGTGCACGACCCTCGCGTGCTGCAAGCGGCGATCCGGGCGGCTCGAAAGGCCCTGAGAGATCTCGACGAGGACCAGATCCTCGCTTCGCTCCGTCCGGTTGCAGCATCCACTGCTCGCCAGTTGCCGCCGCCGCTGGCCCGATCACTGCTTCGGGACCTCGACAGGTTCGAATGGCTGCGAGACAAGGCTGCCGAGGCATGGCCCACGATCACAGAGGCGGTAGGTGATGATGCCGCATCTGCCGCGTTTCTGCTGCGACCCGAAGGATGGGAGCAGATGGTCGAGGCTGCCGTCGCTGTGCGGTCCTACCAGGATCTCGTCGGCGACGTAGAGCACCTCGAGGCTCGGACGCGTGATCTCGAGCATCAGCTCGGCGTGGAGCGAGAGCGGGCGGACAAGGCCCGTGTGGGTGCGGCAGAGGCCGAGCGGCGTGCCAGGCGTCAGAGCCACGAGATCTCCGAGCGTGTGCAAGAGGCCCGACAGGCGGAACGGGCCAGACGAATTGCAGCGGAGTCGCGGGTGGCGGCACTGGAGCGAGACCTCGAGCAGGTGGTCGGAGACCTGGCCGAGGCAGACGGCAGAGTGGCGTTCTTGCGCGACGAGTTGCTGCGCGCGAGGCGGGTTTCCGGCACGTCGGTTGCGGCGCACGGTCCTGACGTCTGGTCGGTACGGGACCCGGCCACGCTGGCATCGTTGCTCGATCAGATCGTGGCTTCGGCTCGGGCCGATCCGGCACCGACACCAGCACCCGCGATTGGGCCATCATCACCCCTGACACTGCCTGCAGGTGTCCGCCCGGACAGTGGAGCGGCGATCGAGTGGTTGTTGGGTCAACAGGAACCGTTCGTGATGATCATCGACGGGTACAACGTGTCCCATCAATGGTACGACCCGCCGGCTCGCGAAGACATCAACCACCGTCTCGCCCGCGTGCGCCGACTGGCCGTGGCGCCGGTGAGGCTGCTGGTCGTCTACGACTCGACGCTCTCCGGCGGTGGGGAGAGCGGTCCCGGTCCCGGGGGGATCGAGGTCCGCTTCACCGACGAGGGGACGATCGCCGACGACGAGATCATCCGACTGAGCGGGGCGATCGATGGGAACGTCGTGGTCGTGAGTTCCGATCGAGAGGTGCGAGAGGGATGCCCGCGGGCGCTGTGCCTGTGGAGCCAGGCGCTGAAGGAGTGGCTCTCTCCACACTCATAG
- the pntA gene encoding NAD(P) transhydrogenase subunit alpha, whose protein sequence is MDLLISVTVFVLAAYVGFEVITKVPPTLHTPLMSGSNAISGITIIAALVVAGRYGGTAGVVLGFLAVSFATINVVGGFLVTDRMLEMFKSKDRS, encoded by the coding sequence ATGGATCTGCTGATCTCCGTCACCGTCTTCGTTCTCGCGGCGTACGTGGGGTTCGAAGTCATCACGAAAGTGCCGCCAACGCTGCACACACCGCTGATGTCCGGATCGAATGCGATCTCGGGCATCACGATCATCGCCGCCCTCGTCGTCGCCGGCCGCTACGGCGGTACGGCAGGCGTCGTTCTCGGCTTCCTGGCCGTCTCCTTCGCGACGATCAACGTCGTGGGTGGGTTCCTGGTCACGGACCGCATGTTGGAGATGTTCAAGAGCAAGGATCGCTCATGA
- the garR gene encoding 2-hydroxy-3-oxopropionate reductase, with product MSEKVGFIGMGIMGAGMARNLIDDGFDVRIWNRTSSRMEPLIEAGASPADSPADVARRCDIIMICVSDTPDVQEVVLGEFGVVEGVEPGALVVDHSTISPSATLELAKAVEERGAHWLDAPISGGSEGAVKGTLAIMVGGDEAQVERARPFMEAYGNTITHVGGQGAGQMVKLVNQILVVINGLAVAEALLFAQAAGLDLVKTVKAVEGGGAGSWMLSNRGPQMIERDWRPGFMIDLQQKDLRLVLESADEIGVPTPTTALVFQMYRALQHQGLGAEGNHALVKALEQMAGITVGEG from the coding sequence GTGAGCGAGAAAGTCGGGTTCATCGGAATGGGGATCATGGGGGCCGGGATGGCTCGCAATCTCATCGACGACGGCTTTGACGTCAGGATTTGGAACCGGACGTCGAGTCGAATGGAACCACTCATCGAGGCTGGGGCATCTCCCGCAGATTCACCTGCGGATGTCGCAAGACGATGTGACATCATCATGATCTGTGTCTCCGACACGCCTGATGTGCAAGAGGTCGTCCTTGGCGAGTTCGGCGTAGTCGAAGGCGTCGAGCCGGGGGCCCTGGTGGTGGATCACTCGACGATCAGCCCCTCTGCAACGCTCGAACTCGCCAAGGCGGTCGAGGAACGAGGGGCTCATTGGCTCGACGCACCGATCAGTGGGGGGAGCGAGGGGGCGGTGAAGGGGACCCTGGCGATCATGGTCGGTGGCGACGAGGCTCAGGTGGAGCGCGCTCGTCCCTTCATGGAGGCATACGGCAATACGATCACCCACGTCGGCGGTCAAGGTGCGGGCCAGATGGTCAAGCTCGTGAACCAGATCCTCGTCGTCATCAACGGGTTGGCCGTTGCGGAGGCGCTGCTCTTCGCGCAGGCCGCAGGGCTGGATCTGGTCAAGACGGTGAAGGCGGTCGAGGGGGGTGGCGCCGGTTCGTGGATGCTGTCGAACCGTGGCCCACAGATGATCGAACGGGACTGGCGCCCCGGTTTCATGATCGACTTGCAGCAGAAGGACTTGCGGCTGGTCCTCGAGAGTGCCGACGAGATAGGTGTCCCGACGCCCACAACCGCACTCGTGTTCCAGATGTATCGCGCTTTGCAGCATCAGGGTCTTGGTGCCGAAGGGAACCATGCACTCGTCAAAGCACTCGAACAGATGGCTGGGATCACCGTCGGGGAAGGCTGA
- the pntB gene encoding NAD(P) transhydrogenase subunit beta, with protein MSHVLAGYLYLIAAVLFIVGMKRLQSPATARRGNQIGALGMLMAIIVTLVRYEILNPWVIVAGIVVGGGVGLWLAKTVEMTAMPQLVAAFNGFGGGASALVAAAEFIEKSGSPAFDLRAAITVALTILVGGVTLSGSFVAYAKLQGLVPGRPFGYPGQKVGDALLAIVIVALVVWLIVGGSSLVMWILLALSLVLGIVRVIPIGGADMPVVISFLNAFSGIAAALAGFVISENALIISGALVGASGLILTNIMVKAMNRTLGHVLFAAFGGDGGSGPAGAEERPVHKASAEDVAITLGYANSVIVVPGYGLAVAQAQHNLRELADLLEERGVDVRYAIHPVAGRMPGHMNVLLAEADVPYEKLFSLDEIEDDFPYTDVALIVGANDVVNPSARDDDSSPIYGMPILNVDLAKHAIVIKRSLSPGFAGIDNPLFYMDNTLMFFSDAKKAMSDIITAVKEL; from the coding sequence ATGAGCCACGTGCTCGCAGGCTATCTGTATCTCATCGCGGCGGTGCTGTTCATCGTCGGCATGAAACGGTTGCAGAGCCCGGCCACGGCCCGGCGCGGCAACCAGATCGGCGCGCTCGGCATGCTCATGGCGATCATCGTCACTCTGGTCCGGTATGAGATCCTCAACCCGTGGGTGATCGTCGCAGGCATCGTTGTTGGCGGCGGCGTCGGATTGTGGCTCGCAAAGACGGTCGAGATGACGGCGATGCCTCAGCTCGTCGCCGCGTTCAACGGCTTTGGTGGTGGTGCGTCGGCGCTGGTCGCAGCGGCCGAATTCATCGAGAAGTCTGGAAGCCCCGCATTCGATCTCCGTGCGGCAATCACCGTTGCTCTGACCATCCTGGTCGGCGGGGTCACCCTTTCGGGAAGCTTTGTCGCTTATGCGAAGCTTCAGGGCCTCGTCCCCGGACGACCGTTCGGATACCCGGGTCAGAAGGTCGGCGATGCCCTCCTTGCGATCGTCATCGTCGCCCTCGTCGTATGGCTGATCGTCGGCGGGAGCTCGCTGGTCATGTGGATACTGCTCGCGTTGTCGCTGGTCCTCGGCATCGTTCGTGTGATCCCGATCGGCGGCGCGGACATGCCGGTCGTCATCTCCTTCTTGAACGCGTTCTCGGGGATTGCCGCCGCGTTGGCAGGGTTCGTGATCAGCGAGAACGCTCTGATCATCTCCGGTGCGCTGGTCGGTGCTTCCGGGCTGATCCTCACCAACATCATGGTCAAGGCCATGAACCGTACGCTTGGCCACGTTCTCTTCGCCGCCTTCGGCGGCGATGGCGGATCCGGTCCGGCGGGTGCCGAGGAGAGGCCGGTGCACAAAGCGTCCGCCGAGGACGTCGCGATCACTCTCGGGTACGCCAACTCGGTCATCGTCGTGCCCGGATATGGCCTGGCCGTCGCTCAGGCGCAACACAACCTGCGGGAGTTGGCCGACCTGCTCGAAGAGCGTGGGGTCGATGTTCGCTATGCCATCCATCCTGTCGCAGGGCGGATGCCGGGGCACATGAACGTCCTGCTCGCAGAGGCCGATGTCCCCTACGAGAAGCTGTTCTCTCTCGACGAGATCGAGGACGACTTTCCCTACACGGATGTCGCGCTGATCGTCGGTGCGAACGACGTCGTCAATCCTTCGGCTCGTGACGACGATTCCAGCCCGATCTACGGGATGCCGATTCTCAATGTCGATCTTGCGAAGCATGCGATCGTAATCAAGCGGAGTCTCTCCCCCGGCTTCGCCGGCATCGACAACCCACTGTTCTACATGGACAACACGCTGATGTTCTTCTCCGATGCGAAGAAGGCCATGAGTGACATCATCACCGCCGTAAAGGAGCTGTAG
- the yxlF_3 gene encoding putative ABC transporter ATP-binding protein YxlF encodes MLSLVDLHKRYGNVVALDGVSFDVAPGRIVGFLGPNGAGKTTAMRCIFGLVRPDAGEVRWNGAPVGDRDYLRFGYMPEERGLYPKMRIREQLVYFARLSGVSASDAAVSADRWLDRLGLVDRAQSKLEELSHGNQQRVQLAVSLVHEPTMAVLDEPFAGLDPIGVEAMARTLRDLATGGVGIVFSSHQLDLVQDVCQDVVIINEGRVVLSGELTELRDRSEQRHLAVTVEGKPWTPDLSDVESVGSNGDRYLIRAQTDIGALLEQARRDGEVTSFTFEPPSLSDLFREAVRK; translated from the coding sequence ATGCTGAGTCTCGTCGACCTGCACAAACGCTATGGGAACGTGGTCGCTCTCGATGGGGTGAGCTTCGACGTGGCCCCGGGAAGGATCGTCGGTTTTCTCGGGCCGAACGGCGCCGGCAAGACGACCGCCATGCGCTGCATCTTTGGTCTCGTTCGTCCCGACGCCGGCGAGGTTCGATGGAACGGTGCTCCCGTCGGAGATCGTGACTATCTGCGGTTCGGGTACATGCCGGAGGAGCGTGGGCTGTACCCGAAGATGAGAATCCGAGAGCAGCTCGTGTACTTCGCTCGACTGTCTGGAGTGAGTGCTTCCGACGCGGCGGTGTCGGCCGATCGGTGGCTCGACCGTCTCGGGCTTGTCGACCGAGCCCAGTCGAAACTCGAAGAGTTGTCCCATGGGAATCAACAGCGCGTGCAGCTGGCCGTCTCGCTCGTGCATGAGCCGACGATGGCGGTCCTGGACGAGCCGTTCGCCGGCCTCGATCCGATCGGGGTCGAAGCGATGGCCCGCACGCTGCGGGATCTTGCCACGGGCGGTGTGGGAATCGTGTTTTCGAGTCATCAACTCGATCTCGTTCAGGACGTCTGCCAGGACGTTGTCATCATCAACGAGGGCAGGGTCGTCCTCTCCGGTGAGCTCACGGAACTGCGCGACCGTTCCGAACAGCGTCATCTGGCCGTCACCGTCGAAGGAAAGCCCTGGACTCCCGACCTCTCCGACGTCGAGTCGGTCGGTTCGAACGGCGATCGGTATCTCATCCGGGCGCAGACCGACATCGGCGCCCTCCTCGAGCAGGCTCGGCGTGATGGAGAGGTCACGAGTTTCACCTTCGAGCCGCCGAGCTTGTCCGATCTGTTCAGAGAGGCGGTGCGGAAATGA
- the pntAA gene encoding NAD(P) transhydrogenase subunit alpha part 1: MKIGVPNQTAPKERRVAITPDVALRLVKQEFEVIVERGAGVAAGFLDKEFEAAGASVVPEASLAWGSDVVITVRPPSDEQIAMLRAGAVLIGLLQPLDQPATVAKLAAANVTTLAFETVPRTTKAQSMDVLSSQATAAGYQAVLEAAAAITKFFPMLTTAAGTIAPAKVLILGAGVAGLQAIATARRLGAMVSAYDVRAAAAEQVESLGARFVRLELAQQQDTAAGGYARELEEDAQKRLLMQLGDHVARNDVVISTAAIPGKRAPLLVTREMVEAMRPGSVIVDLAVATGGNCELSKADEVVVHHGVRILAPTDLVSGVATHTSQMFARNTLNLLTYLIHEEGLRIDLEDEITAGACITYGGKVVNELVRSLLEGEAN, encoded by the coding sequence ATGAAGATAGGTGTGCCCAATCAGACCGCTCCGAAGGAGCGGCGAGTAGCCATCACCCCGGACGTCGCACTCCGGCTCGTCAAACAGGAGTTTGAGGTGATCGTGGAGAGGGGAGCCGGCGTCGCTGCCGGATTCCTCGACAAGGAATTCGAAGCTGCCGGCGCTTCCGTCGTACCGGAGGCGTCTCTCGCGTGGGGCTCCGATGTCGTCATCACGGTGCGACCGCCGAGCGACGAGCAGATCGCCATGCTCCGAGCCGGAGCCGTGCTCATCGGTCTGCTGCAGCCTCTCGACCAACCAGCGACCGTCGCGAAGCTCGCCGCGGCGAATGTCACCACCCTGGCCTTCGAGACGGTCCCCCGCACGACCAAAGCACAGTCGATGGACGTGTTGTCATCCCAGGCGACCGCGGCCGGATACCAGGCGGTACTCGAAGCAGCCGCCGCGATCACGAAGTTCTTCCCGATGCTCACCACAGCGGCGGGAACCATCGCTCCGGCCAAGGTCCTCATCCTCGGCGCCGGCGTCGCGGGACTCCAGGCGATCGCCACGGCCCGGCGTCTCGGAGCCATGGTGTCTGCGTACGATGTTCGCGCAGCCGCAGCCGAACAGGTGGAAAGCCTCGGTGCCCGGTTCGTGCGGCTCGAACTCGCGCAGCAACAGGACACGGCTGCAGGTGGCTACGCCCGCGAGCTCGAAGAAGACGCACAGAAGCGCCTCCTCATGCAGCTCGGCGACCATGTCGCCCGCAACGATGTCGTGATCTCGACGGCGGCGATCCCCGGGAAACGGGCCCCGCTGCTCGTCACGCGTGAGATGGTCGAGGCGATGCGTCCTGGTTCGGTCATCGTCGATCTGGCCGTCGCGACCGGGGGAAACTGCGAACTCAGCAAGGCCGACGAGGTCGTCGTGCACCACGGCGTCAGGATCCTCGCCCCGACAGATCTGGTGAGCGGTGTTGCGACGCATACGAGCCAGATGTTTGCGCGCAACACACTGAACCTGCTCACGTATCTCATACACGAAGAAGGGCTACGGATCGATCTCGAGGATGAGATCACCGCTGGAGCTTGCATCACCTATGGCGGCAAGGTCGTCAACGAACTCGTGCGGTCCTTGCTGGAAGGAGAAGCGAACTGA
- a CDS encoding hypothetical protein (tricorn protease homolog 1) produces the protein MATASGYYRHPTICGERIVFVSEDDLWMVASGGGIARRLTASPGTITFPRFSPDGAQVAFTARDEGHPEAYVMDADGGPLRRLTWMGSLTQVVGWTPDGARVIVASDFQQPFAGAMQLHTVPMDGGASEPMNVGVARAISFQPGGPGVVLGRNTYDPARWKRYRGGTAGTLWIDRDGDGTFVKLIDLPGNVASPMWVRSRIYFISDHEGVGNLYSCTPTGRNLQRHTDHEDFYARFASTDRRRLVYHAGADLWLYDVRSGDNRRLGVDVPGSRSRRNRKFISPGGYLERIDLHPQGHSLVATARGGVTAMPLWEGVPARHGTASAVRYRLASWLPDGDRIVATTDEHGDEELIVFSAAAPAKVLKVDVGRLDSLLVAPGGDDRVALTNQRQEMLIVHLTTGDVTNVYHSPYERIQGTAWSADGRWLAFAAFVSSRNSSLFLYDTETGKLSQVTRPDFVDVRPSFDPKGKFLYFISMRVYDPVYDSLYFDLGFPKGMRPHLITLSASDVSPFSAVTRPPRAPGEADGAETAKGAKPDEEAGPTPVTVDLLGIEDRVVAFPVPEGRYQRVHGAEQRILFSSHPIEGSLDSRWSDTEEKPKSKLEAYDLKQDKVETVMEGISDFSVSADGKVLGIRVAQKLRVVPVSFKDADGKSAEPGRESGWVDLDRIRLEVVPGDEWQQMFREAWRLQRDQFWRPNMSGVDWEAVAERYLPLVDRVGSRAEFSDLMWEMQGELGTSHAYELGGDYQPEPQWLQGFLGADLHFDGRVWKIERIPRGDSWQSDAASPLSAPGLDIKAGDRLVAIEGTTVDTRTSPYAALVDRAGRPVTLTVRRGRRKAHTVIVETLQNEFGLRYRDWVEANRERIHSETDGRVGYVHIPDMGPRGYAEFHRYYGAEVNHEGLIIDVRNNRGGHVSQLLLEKLRRRRIGYDFTRYGQPESYPVDAPMGPMVALTDEHSGSDGDIFSHSFKLFGLGPLIGKRTWGGVVGIFPRHALVDGTITTQPEFSFWFEDVGWGVENHGTDPDIEVEITPQDHAAGRDPQLDRAIKEILEIVQEQQPGLPVFPEPPSRRPPVLSR, from the coding sequence ATGGCGACCGCGTCCGGCTACTACCGACATCCGACCATCTGCGGTGAGCGCATCGTCTTCGTCAGCGAAGACGATCTTTGGATGGTGGCAAGCGGCGGCGGCATCGCTCGGCGACTCACGGCGAGCCCTGGAACCATCACGTTTCCCAGGTTCTCACCCGACGGTGCGCAGGTGGCGTTTACCGCGCGAGACGAAGGCCATCCCGAGGCGTACGTCATGGATGCAGATGGTGGGCCGCTGCGTCGACTCACGTGGATGGGTTCCCTCACGCAGGTCGTCGGTTGGACTCCTGACGGTGCAAGGGTCATCGTCGCCTCGGATTTTCAGCAGCCGTTCGCCGGTGCCATGCAACTGCACACGGTTCCCATGGACGGTGGGGCGTCCGAGCCGATGAATGTGGGGGTGGCTCGAGCGATCAGCTTTCAGCCGGGTGGCCCAGGTGTCGTGCTCGGGCGAAACACGTACGATCCGGCTCGCTGGAAACGGTACCGGGGCGGGACGGCGGGCACGTTGTGGATCGACCGGGACGGTGATGGGACGTTCGTCAAACTGATCGACCTCCCAGGCAATGTGGCATCACCGATGTGGGTCAGAAGCCGCATCTACTTCATCTCCGATCATGAAGGAGTCGGCAACCTGTACTCGTGTACGCCGACGGGACGGAACCTGCAACGTCACACGGATCACGAGGACTTCTACGCGCGGTTCGCGTCGACCGACAGGCGGCGGCTCGTCTACCACGCCGGAGCGGACCTCTGGCTCTACGACGTGCGCTCCGGCGACAATCGGCGTCTCGGCGTCGATGTCCCGGGTTCACGCAGCCGGCGGAACCGCAAGTTCATCTCCCCGGGGGGCTACCTGGAGCGCATCGATCTGCATCCCCAAGGGCATTCGCTGGTGGCAACGGCCAGGGGCGGGGTGACGGCCATGCCGTTGTGGGAGGGCGTGCCCGCTCGACATGGAACGGCTTCGGCGGTTCGCTACCGGCTGGCTTCATGGCTTCCGGACGGTGATCGCATCGTCGCAACCACTGACGAGCACGGCGACGAGGAACTGATCGTTTTCTCCGCCGCGGCACCGGCCAAAGTGCTGAAGGTCGACGTCGGGCGGCTGGACTCGTTGCTCGTTGCGCCGGGAGGTGACGATCGGGTTGCCCTCACGAACCAACGCCAGGAAATGCTCATCGTGCATCTCACCACCGGGGACGTCACGAACGTGTATCACAGCCCGTACGAACGGATTCAGGGAACCGCGTGGTCGGCCGACGGGCGATGGTTGGCGTTTGCAGCCTTCGTGAGCAGCCGAAACTCGTCGCTGTTCCTGTACGACACCGAGACCGGCAAGCTCAGCCAGGTCACGCGTCCGGATTTCGTGGATGTGCGCCCCTCGTTCGACCCGAAGGGCAAGTTCCTCTACTTCATCTCCATGCGGGTGTACGACCCCGTCTACGACAGCCTCTACTTCGACCTCGGCTTTCCGAAGGGAATGCGCCCTCACCTGATCACGCTGTCCGCATCGGATGTCTCCCCGTTCTCGGCAGTCACGAGGCCGCCGCGCGCTCCCGGAGAGGCCGACGGGGCCGAAACTGCCAAGGGGGCCAAGCCCGACGAGGAGGCGGGTCCCACGCCGGTGACGGTCGATCTTCTCGGAATCGAAGACCGCGTGGTCGCCTTTCCGGTGCCCGAAGGTCGCTACCAACGTGTCCACGGTGCCGAACAGAGGATCTTGTTCTCATCGCATCCCATCGAGGGCAGTCTCGATTCACGCTGGAGCGACACGGAGGAGAAGCCCAAGAGCAAGCTCGAGGCCTATGACCTCAAACAGGACAAGGTCGAGACGGTGATGGAAGGAATCTCCGACTTCTCGGTCTCGGCCGATGGAAAAGTGTTGGGCATCCGGGTGGCCCAGAAGCTGCGGGTCGTTCCCGTGTCGTTCAAAGACGCCGATGGGAAGTCCGCGGAACCGGGCAGGGAGTCCGGATGGGTGGACCTGGACCGGATTCGTCTCGAGGTTGTGCCAGGCGACGAGTGGCAGCAGATGTTCCGAGAGGCGTGGCGTCTCCAGCGAGACCAGTTCTGGCGTCCCAACATGTCCGGAGTCGACTGGGAGGCCGTTGCGGAGCGGTATCTGCCGCTGGTCGACCGGGTGGGCTCTCGGGCCGAATTCTCCGACCTCATGTGGGAGATGCAGGGCGAGTTGGGGACATCGCACGCGTACGAGCTGGGAGGCGACTACCAGCCGGAGCCGCAGTGGCTCCAGGGTTTCCTCGGTGCAGACCTTCACTTCGATGGCAGGGTGTGGAAGATCGAGCGGATTCCGCGTGGCGACTCCTGGCAGTCCGATGCCGCTTCACCCCTGTCTGCTCCCGGCCTCGACATCAAGGCGGGTGATCGACTGGTCGCCATCGAGGGCACGACGGTCGACACTCGAACGTCGCCGTACGCCGCGCTGGTGGATCGGGCGGGCAGGCCCGTCACGTTGACGGTTCGCCGCGGGCGCCGCAAGGCTCACACGGTGATCGTCGAGACGTTGCAGAACGAGTTCGGGCTGCGATACCGGGACTGGGTCGAAGCCAACCGAGAGAGGATCCACTCCGAGACAGACGGACGGGTCGGCTACGTCCACATCCCGGACATGGGGCCACGCGGCTACGCGGAATTCCACCGGTACTACGGCGCGGAGGTCAACCATGAGGGGCTGATCATCGACGTGCGGAACAACCGAGGGGGACATGTGTCCCAGCTGCTGCTCGAGAAGTTGCGTCGCCGCCGGATCGGGTACGACTTCACGCGGTACGGCCAGCCGGAGTCCTATCCGGTCGATGCGCCGATGGGACCGATGGTTGCGCTCACCGACGAGCATTCCGGATCGGACGGCGACATTTTCAGTCACTCCTTCAAACTCTTCGGCCTGGGACCGCTGATCGGAAAACGAACGTGGGGTGGAGTCGTCGGCATCTTCCCGAGGCACGCGCTCGTCGATGGGACGATCACGACGCAGCCCGAGTTCTCCTTCTGGTTCGAAGATGTGGGCTGGGGTGTCGAGAACCACGGAACCGATCCGGACATCGAGGTGGAGATCACGCCGCAGGATCACGCCGCAGGCAGAGACCCACAACTCGATCGAGCGATCAAAGAGATTCTCGAGATCGTGCAGGAGCAGCAACCGGGCCTGCCCGTGTTCCCCGAGCCACCGTCCCGACGTCCACCCGTGCTGTCACGCTGA
- a CDS encoding ABC-2 family transporter protein produces MTALRQVLLVAWRDFFQRARSRAFLVSMLIIVAVVAGVGPLMALQDRTPEPYTIGVIGAAPAALEPALDRAAAAFDRTVETVTFDSVDSGETALEDGDADVLLVDGAELVWKEEPRLQLGAIVNSAIQGLERQRTIAELGLSDADAARLLHPDALDTRTLTQPDPSAGPRRIASYVGSILLYISILMFGQFVMLGVMEEKQSRVVEVVLSRTRPSRLLAGKVLGIGALGFLQLVVLGGAALLTLSATNAIDVDLAGIGMRIVGAVLFWYLLGYTLFAVVYAALGATVSRQEDAQGVGMIPILGILPGFFLSIVALDDPNGTLPHLGSIIPPFSPFVMPIRMTVTSVPLWEVVLSIALILVTTYWVLRLGARVYQGSILRIGAKTRLRDALKAGSER; encoded by the coding sequence ATGACCGCGCTCCGGCAAGTGTTGCTGGTCGCATGGCGAGACTTCTTCCAGCGCGCCCGAAGCAGGGCCTTTCTGGTGTCGATGCTCATCATCGTTGCAGTGGTGGCGGGAGTCGGACCGCTCATGGCGCTCCAGGACAGGACGCCGGAGCCGTACACGATTGGCGTGATCGGTGCGGCTCCTGCCGCTCTCGAGCCGGCGCTCGATAGAGCGGCTGCTGCGTTTGATCGGACCGTCGAAACGGTGACCTTCGACAGCGTAGACAGTGGTGAGACGGCACTCGAAGACGGTGATGCCGATGTCCTGCTGGTCGACGGAGCCGAACTCGTGTGGAAAGAAGAGCCGAGACTGCAACTGGGCGCCATCGTCAACTCTGCGATCCAGGGCCTGGAGCGGCAGCGGACGATCGCCGAGCTCGGCCTCAGCGACGCGGATGCCGCCCGGCTCCTCCATCCCGACGCGCTGGATACACGCACCTTGACTCAACCCGATCCGAGTGCGGGACCACGCAGAATCGCCAGTTACGTCGGGTCGATCCTGCTGTACATCTCGATTCTCATGTTCGGACAGTTCGTGATGCTCGGCGTGATGGAGGAGAAGCAGTCGAGGGTTGTCGAAGTCGTGTTGTCACGGACACGCCCGAGCCGGTTGTTGGCAGGCAAGGTGCTCGGGATCGGCGCACTGGGTTTCCTGCAGCTGGTCGTGCTGGGTGGGGCCGCATTGCTCACGTTGAGTGCGACGAACGCCATCGATGTCGATCTGGCCGGGATCGGGATGCGGATCGTCGGCGCCGTGCTGTTCTGGTACCTGCTCGGCTACACCTTGTTCGCTGTTGTCTACGCCGCGCTCGGGGCGACGGTCTCGCGTCAGGAAGACGCACAGGGAGTCGGCATGATCCCGATCCTCGGTATCTTGCCCGGCTTCTTCCTGTCGATCGTTGCCCTCGACGATCCGAACGGAACGCTGCCTCACCTCGGATCGATCATCCCGCCGTTCTCTCCGTTCGTCATGCCGATCCGCATGACCGTGACGTCGGTTCCTCTTTGGGAGGTCGTGCTTTCGATCGCACTCATCCTCGTGACGACGTACTGGGTGTTGCGCCTCGGTGCGCGTGTCTATCAGGGATCGATCCTGCGGATCGGGGCGAAGACGCGGCTGCGCGATGCGCTGAAGGCCGGTTCCGAACGCTAG